In a genomic window of Rhizophagus irregularis chromosome 11, complete sequence:
- a CDS encoding uncharacterized protein (SECRETED:cutsite_TSA-SC; SECRETED:prob_0.8076); SECRETED:SignalP(1-25) has protein sequence MKMNGTIYHLFILSLLSFFVFNTSASCVSTSCTCDGGRPQGQYCGGDFVDPNCNITRVYECNPQGGACDYGFRQSCYDCGCLQCPC, from the exons atgaaAATGAACGGAActatttatcatctttttatcTTGAGTCTTTTGTCCTTCTTCGTCTTTAACACCTCCGCTAGTTGCGTTTCTACTTCTTGTACATGCGATGGTGGCAGACCGCAAGGCCAATACTGCGGTG GTGACTTTGTTGATCCTAATTGCAACATTACTCGTGTCTATGAATGCAATCCACAAGGTGGAGCATGTGATTATGGCTTTCGCCAATCCTGCTATGACTGTGGTTGTTTGCAATGTCCTTGttaa